CTCGATGTGGCGGGCGTACCAATGAAAGCCGCGGCGCATGGCGAAGTTGATACCCGGAAACCGGTCAGAGCGGAGGGCGACCATCGAGGCTCACGCCAATCCGCGGCGCGGGCGACCATCAGGGCGTCGTAGAGGGCGGTTTGTGGCCGCGGCGCTGAGAGGCAGGATGCACGCGGACATAGACGTAGACTTCTGCCGGGGACAAGGACATCGGCCCACTGCCCGTAACCGGCGACGCCGACGAGGCGGCCTTCTTCTTCAGCGACCCAGCGACCGTATAGAAGATGCGGCTCGCGCTGGGCGTCCAGGCGCGCCAAAAGCTGGCCGGTGATCGGTTGATCGGGCATGATTAGGTGTTGATCTCGGCCACGGCCGCGTAATCCCGGTCGGCGAAGGGGCGGGTATGCATAATATCGACCTCTCGTAATGCGTGCCGCCAAGTTTAGCATAAGGGACCGTATGAAACTGGAAACGCCGCGTACCATCCTGCGCCCTGGAAGCATTCGACTTCGAGGTTGTTCCGGCTGACGGGGACGCCGACTTTTCCGCGGCACATGGGCGACGGCAAGCCGCTCACGGCGGACAGGGACGCGGCGCTGGATCGCGGTTTCACAGGAGAACTATGCCGCGCTGGGCTACGGCGCCCTGGCGGTCGTGGGACAAGGCGAGCGACCCGTTTGGCAGGGGATTGCCGGGTTCATGCGCAGCGAGGACGCAACGCCGCCGGACGAGGGCGAGCTTATCTACGCACTGCCGCCGGAATACCGCGGGAAAGGGCTGGCGACAGAGATCTCTCGCGGCGCTGGTGGAGTCCGGATTCCGGCAGGCTTGGCTTTTAAGCGCGCGTGCTGGCGACGATCGACCCAGCCAACGCATCTGCTCCAGGTCCGCGTGGCGGAGAAGCTCGGTTTTGTGCTGGGCACGAGAGGAAACCCGACGAACATGGGATAGGAGACGCTGTTCCTCTGGCGCGAACGAGCCGTGATACAATGGCGATACTCCCCTGTCCTATTGAGGCCGCATGGACGACACGTTCGCGTTTATCATCCACCCGATCCAGATCAAGCGCGATGTGGAGCGTAATCCGCTGCTGGGCAAGCTCCTGACCGAGCGGCAGATCAATTTTTCTCGCGGTTCTTCCCCGGTGTACCTGAGCGAAATCCACGGCATCACCAGCGCGGCGACCGGCAAAGAGGTCAAGGGCTGGCTGATTGCCGCGCCGTACACGCCGCCGACGATGATGAGCCTGCCGGTGGGAGGCGCAGCGTACAAGAAGATCGTCGCGTGCGGGCAGATGGCCGAAGAACTGGGCGCACGGATCCGGGCTGGGCGCTTTCACTTGGTCGGTGGTCGGCGATGCCGGCAAAGACGATTGCCGACCGGCTGAAATCCCGGTGACGACCGGCGACAGCTGGCTACACGATCGCAGTGGCGGTCGAGGCGCTGAGCGAAGCCGGGCGGATCATGGGCCACACGATCAGCGAGGCGACGGTGGCGGTGGTCGGCGCGACGGGCGCGATCCGCAAGACGTGCGCCGAAACTCTACGCAGCGCGGCCAAGCTGATCCTCGTCGGGAAACGCGAAGACGCGCTGCGGCAGGTGGCCGAGAAGTGCAGCGGAGCGCGACGCAGAGCGTGTCAGCACGGACCACTCGCGATCTATCCTGCCGACCTGATCCTGACGGTGACGAGCGCGGTGCATGAGGTGATGATCCACCCCGAACACCTGAAGCCGGGCGCGGTGGTGTGCGACGGCCCGCCCGCGCGACGTGAGCAGGCAGGTGCAAGGCGAGCTGCGCGACGACGCTGGTGATCGAAGGCGGATGATCGACGCCGGGCCGGTCAACTTCAACTTCGACTTCGGCTTCCCGTTTGGGAAAGCGTACGCGTGCATGGCTCCGGAAACGTTCCCGCTGAGCGTTTTTTGCGGCTTTTGCAGAACGCACGATCGCGGCACACGGGATCAGCGCGGCGCAGGCAGACGAGATCCACGGGATCGCGCAGCGGCACGGGTTCCGCCGTTTGGGCTTCCGCAGCTTCGAAAAGGCGGTCAGCGAGCAGTCGATCTACGAGACGCGCGAACGGGCGCAGAAGAACCTGAAGACGTGGAAGCCCGGCGGCTGAACGAGTCAGAGCGAATTAGGCATTTCAGGTGCGGGAGGCGCTGCCTCCACACCTCCGCCAGAGGACTGTACGCCCCGGTCTTCCTCATTGCGTTTCGCTTCGCGGGCGAAGAAACGCGCCTGAAGCGTGCAGAGATGCAAACGTCACGCTGTGGTGGCAAACTCAGAATCATCCACCACTCAAGCCGGTTCGTTGATGACACGCGTCTGATATGCAGCCTTCAGCGCAGCCACCTTCGCTGATAATGGCGTTATTTTGCTGCTGTGGGGTTCAATTCCGAATACAGGTATGCCGCGGCCTCTCCTTGTGACGGTTTGGGATGTCGCCAGATTCAATGAGGTTTTGCGATGCGAACAGGATAGCACGACCCTGGTGGTGAGAATTAGGTACAAATGTTCGAACATTTGTACGAACATTTGTTCTAACGAATTATTACGAAAAGAGACGATCAGCGGCGACGGGGACAGAGCACAGCGATTAGCGGAAAGCGGGCAGCGGCACAGGCGGTGACGAAAACAAGATGATGCGGACGCGCTAAGCCGATCTGGACGCGGACGACGACGTGACCGGCCGGCCGTGAGCCGTCACCACACCTGCTGATGATTACTATGGCCGTCAGCCACAGATCCTGACTCAACGCCAGCAGCTCAAGCTCGCCACCATCGCCCGTCGAAAAGCGCTTTGTCACCCTGCCTGTTGCGGAGTAAGTTTATGCACCAAAGTGTCTATTCGTTTTTTGCCCTATGTGTCCGAAAGGCTCTGACGACGGACAATCACTCGTGCAAAGGATGGCCCCAGAAGATGTAACCGAAGGACGTAGCACGGTGATTGTAAGATACGGATTCAGTTATGTAATCTTTGCACACTTGAGTGCTGTGTCCGCGAATGTGGGTGACCGAGTTCCTCCTGGCCGAGTTTTAGGTAACGTTGGAAGCTATTCAGATACCGACGGCTTCGGATCACATCTGCACCTTGAAGTTAGAAACTTCTCTCAGGCACAAGATTACGGCGAAGTAATCGCTGCGGGTCTCGAAGGGGGAACAGGAGTGATAACGCCACTTGCGACATCGGACGCCAATCCTCTGCCCTTTATTTAACTTTAATGATACTCTTCGATCCCGCATCGCAACAACTTATGGACACGTGCGGGGCAGCTACCTATTCGAGTAGACGATATGGGAGCGATTTTGAACGTCCGAACGGTGGCGCTGGTATTATTCCCTCAACCCAAAACACACAATGTATGACAAGTAACGGAACTGCGCAAACATTTTCTGCATGCAATTTTGGATTATCAGGGGCACCTCAATAGGTGATTATTACTAAAATCTACTTCATAGATACACGACAAGGAAGCCAAATAAGGTTACTCTCTGAATCAGAGTCGTGAGTGGATTTGGATTATGGCATTGTCGAAAGGATTAATCACAAAGATATCATAGTAACCTACACTCGACTGCCGCGAACGCGATATAGGTTCTGTGCTTTCGACCGCACTGGTCGAAGATAGCTCCCGCGATAAAATTGCCGCTCATTTAGAAGTTGAATGTCACTGCCTTGATTCTAACCTAAAGGTATAACTACAAGCCCACCAAATGACCTTACCCCAGTTTAGCGGACGGAGAAAAATGTCCGATAGACTACGAGTAAGGAGAGGAAGATACAGCTACAAGAAGTACACCGACGAGTTCAAGCGAGACGTGCTGGCGATGGTGGCGAAGGGACGCGCAGCATAGCGCGGATCGAGCGCGACCTGGATTCACGCCGGGCTTGGTCTACAAACAGCAGCAGCGCTATCGGGTGCAGGAGATGAGCTTGCAGTCGAGCTGAAGCACGGGCAGAGCAAGCGGAACTGCGACGGTTGAAGCGCGAGTTGAGATCGTCAACAGGAGCGGGATATCCTAAAAGCCATTCAGGTGTTCTCGCGGGGAGTCAGCGAGCCGCTACCGGTTCCATCGCCGGGCAGCGGACGGTGTATCCCCTACGTCGGTTGTGTGCGGTGCTCAAGGTGCCAGAGCGGGTACTATGACTGGCTGAAGCGGAATCCAGCCGCCGCGTGCAAGCCAACCGGGAGCCGACCGTCCGGATCCGGGCTGCAAGCGAGGCGAGCTGACAGACCCATGGCGCTGCGTGTTCAGGCGGAGCCGCGGGCAATAAGGCGAGCGGGTAAGGGCAGCGGATTGCGCGGCTGATGCGAGATGGGCTTATGCGACCAAAGGGCGACGGCGCTTTCAAGACGACTCACCCAGCGGGACGAGACACACCGACGTGCGCCGAACGTGCTGGCGGGCGATTTCACGGCCAGGCGGCCCAACGAGAAGTGGCTGTCGGACATCACTTACATCGCGACACGAGGGCTGGCTGTATCTGGCAGGCATTCAGGACGTATTTTCGCGGCGTATTGTGGCTGGTCGATGAGCGAGCGCCCGACCAAAAACACTGGTCTGTGATGCGTGGGAGCTGGCGGTGGGGCAGCGCGGTGCGCCCGACTTGCATCATCACTCTGACCAGGGCAGCCAGTACACCAGCGACGACTATCTGCGCCTGCTGGAGAAAGACGAGGTCATCCCCGCAGCATGAGTGATGGGACGCTGCTAACGACAATGCCATGCAGGAAAGCTTCTGGGCACGCTGAAACCGAGGTGCTGACCGACCATTTCCTCACGCGCAGCGGCACGCAAGGCGATCTTTGAGCACATCGAGGTGTGGTATAACCGTCAGCGGCGGCATTCAGCCTTGGGCCATTCCCAGCCCCGCTGAATTCCGAGCAGCCTGCTTGCCCCCTGACATTCCGACCGTCCGTTGAAGCGGGGTTAGGTCAAAAACTCTTTGCATAAACAAATCCGGGAGTCACATCTGATCCCATGATATGTATGGAACGAATATGCCTAATTCACTTAACATTGTTTTTCTGTTCAGTTAATCTTATACAGCACGAGGCTGTCAGAGAAGCGGTTTGTGTTAAAATAAATTTCAGTACTATTTGGTGCCCACGATACAAAATAATCGTATTTACCATCGACTGCGTTCGTTAACGCTGTAGTAGTGTCCTGTTCGACGTTAAAACTCAGTAAAGTCGACCAATTTTCGTGTCGCATAGTTATCGCGATGTGTTCGCCATCAGGTGACCATTCGCCAAGATGGTAATCGCCGTCTTCAGAAAAAATACTGGTCTCTTTCTGGTTATGTAAATCGATAATGGTGATCGCTCTACCAGTTTCAAAGGCGAGAAGTGAGTTGTCGGGAGACCAACGAATAACTGGAGCTGTGGCGTGTACAGTTCCAACTAAAGTGGTCAGTCCTTGGTCTGAGACTAAATAAATGTTCGACGATCCGTCAGCATTTTGAACGGCCACCGCCATCGTAAACCCATTTGGCGACCAACTAGGCGTCGAAGCTATATTTGTAAGGGGGAAAGGTTCGAATTGATTGCTCGCGATATCGATCGTATAGTATGCGGTTGCATCACCTTGGTTGACGCTGTAGAAAAGCATGTTATTGCACTCATCAACTGCGGGCTGCTTTACAGTTAAAGAAGTTAGCAAGACCAATAATGCTACTATAGCGATAATCATGATACGTTGAACTCCCACGCAAGTTGTCACAGAGGCACAAGCTATACGCCCCAAAATAACAATACACTATAAAGCACAATGGATTTGATTTCGAATTCTACGTTCACTCCACTGCTTCGTAACGTAAATTACATTAATAAGGTCATTGCTGGCGCATCCCTTTACAATAGCATCAGTGAAACATACAACCAGTGCGGTGAGCGCATCGTCCAATCCCGCTCTCGAACGATGGGCCGTTCACGCTGCAAGTCAACAATCGCGCCGACAAAGGCTCGGCGTCGAGCGGCCATGTTATGCGCTTCAAGCAGCCCTCGGTCGAGGCCGCATATACGCTCCAAACGATCAGCTACACCTATGACGCCACCTCGCGCGTGTTGGACGCCCGACTACTATCCGGGGGAGAATACCGCCTCGGCGCCGGCGCAGACGCTTGCCGGGGGAATAAGGGCGGCAGGGGCTGATACGCGATTCGAAATTAGGGCGAAATTAGGGCGGTTCCTGTCCACATTGAGGCGCGTATATGGTCAGCCTATCGATCCGACACACGAGGAGCCGAGGATGACTGACGAACGCGATGGACGGCACGACTTCGATTTCTTCTTCGGCACATGGGAGATCCATCACAAACGTCTGCGCGAGCGGCTGAAGGGCAGCTCGTCAGGGAGGGAGTTTCACAGCGCGACGACGGCACGCCCGACGCTGGGCGGGCTGGGCAATATGGACGAGACGTCGATGGTGCGGGAGACGGGGCGCGTTGGCAGGATGACGGTCCGCTTCTATAATCCCAGCACGCATGAATGGAGCACTACTGGGCGGACAGCGTTAACGGGTTTCGGCCCGGTGCCGATGGTCGGCAAGTTCCACGACGGGCGCGGCGTGTTCTATTCTACAGGAAACGTTCGGCGGGCAGCACATCTTCGTTGCTTCATCTGGTCGAATATCTCGGCGACGACGTGCCGCGGGAGCAGGCGTTTTCGGTCGATGGCGCGCGCGACGTGGGAAACCAACTGGATCATGGACATGACAAGGAGCAGCGAGCACTGAGATGGAAGGCGGGGGACGTAGCCGACGGGCGATCCGTTCCCGCGCCTGACCGTCCTAAGCGGCTGTTTGGAAGGCTGCAGAGGCTTCGCCGCCACACCTCCGCCAGAGGACTTAGGCCCTCTGGTTCCCTCCCCTGCGATTTTCGGCGTGAAGACGCTGAAATCGCGGGAAAGAGGTGAGGAGGCCGTGCCCTGCCGAGGTCTGGGGCAGATCAACTGAAGCTGTTCAAACGGTCTCGGAAGTCTCGCACGATGTATCATCCGACAACGCGGGTATTGGCGGTGCTGGCTCTGCTGCGGGCGCACGGGCGGATGACCGGCGCGGAACTGGCGCGCGGCTTGAGGTCGACACGCGCACACTGCGGCGCTATATCACGATGCTGCAGGACCTGGGGGTGCCGGTCGTGGCGGAACGCGGGCGGGCGGGCGCATACGCGCTTGCGCCGGATTTCCGACTGCCGCCGCTGGCGTTCACGAGCGACGAGGCGCTGGCGCTGGCGTTGGGGCTGCTGGCGGTACAACAGTTCGGCGTGCAGGAGATCACGGCGTCGGTCGAGAGCGCGCGGGCCAAGCTGGACGAGGCAATGCCGGACGACCTCAAAGGCCGCGTACGCGCCCTGACCGAAACGGTCAGCCTCGACCTGGACGCGGCGCAGGCGAGCTCGTCGAAAGCGTGGTGCTGGCGCTGAGCGATGCCGCGCAGACGCGGCGGCGGGTGCGCCTGACCTACCACGCCCCGCGTGAGGCCGCGACCGAACGCGAGTTCGACGCGTACGGCCTCGCCAACCGGCAGGGGAAGTGGTACGCCGTCGGCTACTGCCACCTGCGGCGCGATCTGCGCTCATTCCGCATCGACCGGATCGAGCGAGTCGACATCATCGACAGCCGGTTCGAGCGGCCGGCCGGGTTCGACGCCCTGAGCCATATCGTGCAGGGGATCGCGACGCTGCCGCGCCAGTTCACGTTTGCGGTGGTGCTGAAGACCGATCTGCTGCGCGCGCAGGCGGAGGTCATGGAAGTCCTGGGCGTATTCGAGCCGCACGGACGGGATCCTGCTGCGCGGCAGCGCCGACGATATCGACTGGCTGGCGCGGCAGCTGGCGGCGTTTCCGTTCCCGTTCGCTGTCATTGGGCCGGACGCGCTGCGGGATGCGCTGCGCCGGCTCGCCGACCAACTGCGCGCGATGGCGGACTAGCGCGCGGTAACCAGATTCTATGTGGAGGCGCTGCCTCCACACCTCCGCGAGGGACTAGCGCCCCTCGACCCCTCATCTGCGAATGATGCTATTGGTCCTCTTGACAAGTGGAGGGAGCGGGCCTACGGTGTGATTAACTGGACGCGCATCCGGATGGATTTCGTGTGCCAGAGCATCGATCAGGTTCATTCGGCGCTGTCGCAAGGAAAAGATCGAGACTCACCTAACCTGAGCAAGACCTGCCTGAACTGCCCTTTTTGCCGCCTCGATGGGGCGCGGAAAACAGGGAACCGTCCGACGACAGCGATGTTAAGGAGGAAGATCATGGCGCGTGTTGTGTATGACCACGTTACAAAGCGCTACGGTAAGGTGGTGGCGATCAACGACCTGTCGCTGGAGGTGGCTGACAAGGAGTTTCTCGTGATCGTCGGGCCGTCGGTCTCGGGAAAGACGGTGATGCTGCGGCTGCTGGCCGGCCTCGAAACGGTCAGCGAAGGCGACATTTACATCGGCGACCGGCGGGTAAACGACCTGCCCCCGCAAGACCGCGACATCGCGATGGTGTTCCAGAATTACGCGCTGTACCCGCAGATGACGGCCTTCGGGAATATGGCGTTCGGCCTGCAAGTGCGGCAGACGCCGAAGGATCAGATTGAGACGCAGGTCCGCAACGCATCGTCCCGGCTTGAGATCAACCGGCTGTGGGAGCGGCGGCCGCGGCAGCTTTCCGGCGGCGAACGCCAGCGGGTGGCGGTTGGCCGTGCAATCGTCCGCAAGCCGTCGGTGTTCCTGATGGATGAACCGCTGACGAACCTCGACGCCAAACTGCGTACGGAAGCCCGCGCATCGATCAAGAAGCTACACATGCAGCTTGGGACGACGTTTATCTACGTGACTCACGACCAGATTGAGGCGATGAGCATGGGGACACGGATTGCCGTGCTCAACTATGGGACGCTGGAGCAGGTGGATACGCCGCTGAACCTGTACCGCCATCCCTGCAACCTGTTCGTGGCGGGATTCATCGGCAGTCCCTCGATGAATTTCATCAAGGCGGCGCTGAGACATGACGGCGGACAGGCCGTGCTCGAAACGGAAAGCTTCCGATTCCCGATCCCGGGAGTCGGTGGTGGCGCAGGTTCGCGGAGGGCTGCCGGAACAGCTTGTCCTGGGGATCCGGCCGGAGGACATCCACGCGGCCGAGTATCAGCCGGCGGAGATCAGGCCGGTGATGGTCAAGACGCGGGTCGAGCACGTCCAGCAGTTGGGGCATGAGATCATCCTCGAACTGACGGCCGGCGACCAGACGCTTGTCGCGCGGGTCGATCCGCACACGCAGGCCACCCGGGGAAATGCGTTCGAGGTCGCGCTGAACGTCGACAACGTGCATCTGTTCGATCCGGTGACGAGCCTGTCGCTCAGTTACGCGGTGCGGAAGGGCGCGGCGGAAAGGGCGCCGGCTAAACGCGCCGAGACCGTCTGTGCGGTCAGCGCCGGCGGACCGGTTGGGGCCGGCTCGGTCGTCCATCGGCCGGTGAACGCAGGCGTCAACTATACACTAAGGTTTTGCTGCCCTGCCGAAAATTCTGAGGGCGGACGTAGTGGTCCGCTCAGATTTCGCTCTCCAACCGCCTTTTGCACGAAAGTACTTTAAAATCGCTCTCTAAGACGACATAAAGTCTGGGACAGTTCAATGGTCAGTTACACGGATGTTCACTAATTGAGATGGGCCTTTTGTGCTCGAGTCTCATAACTCTGACGATGTTGATATAGAACGGCAAGTTACAGGTTGCCGGCCTCAGAATCCCAACGGGATGTCGATGTCACATCACGTATCGAGGGAAGGACGGGGTCTAGGATTGGTCTTGGCGGAAGCGAATGACCTCCAGGCGGCCAATCGCGATGTAGCAAATACAGATGGCGCTATGCCTGAAATTCAAGGATATACCGTCATGCCCGTGTTGGAATTGTTTCTGCAAGCGGTGCGAAAGCTGGCGCGAACACGGGGTCGATCTGTACACTTCACTAGGGTCGAACGATAGTGTTACCCAGCGCGCGTGACTTCCTCCCTGTACGCCAGTGATGAGTATTATTCCGAATGGGAATAGCCGCACGTTGGAGTTTAGTATTGAGGGTACAGGAGAGCCCCGCCCACCGATTGACTATGAGCCGCAAGTGTGTAATAAGAACGGTGATCCCATCCCCCAATGCACGAAATTGGCCGACCTTGCTAACCGTGTGGCAACGCAAGTTCAAATGATCAAGTCGCGTCTTCGAATCGGAGCTTGGAAAGCCCGAGTTCGGTCGGGATTGATCGTAGAGAAGAGTAATGAGCCTTGTGCACTATCCGGGAATGAG
This DNA window, taken from Candidatus Flexicrinis proximus, encodes the following:
- a CDS encoding M23 family metallopeptidase, translated to MIVRYGFSYVIFAHLSAVSANVGDRVPPGRVLGNVGSYSDTDGFGSHLHLEVRNFSQAQDYGEVIAAGLEGGTGVITPLATSDANPLPFI
- a CDS encoding PD40 domain-containing protein, yielding MIIAIVALLVLLTSLTVKQPAVDECNNMLFYSVNQGDATAYYTIDIASNQFEPFPLTNIASTPSWSPNGFTMAVAVQNADGSSNIYLVSDQGLTTLVGTVHATAPVIRWSPDNSLLAFETGRAITIIDLHNQKETSIFSEDGDYHLGEWSPDGEHIAITMRHENWSTLLSFNVEQDTTTALTNAVDGKYDYFVSWAPNSTEIYFNTNRFSDSLVLYKIN